The following nucleotide sequence is from Juglans microcarpa x Juglans regia isolate MS1-56 chromosome 6D, Jm3101_v1.0, whole genome shotgun sequence.
ATGCACGTTATCTGCCTTGGGGACTGGTAATGGGCTGTATAATAATCTTCTATGCACCCAAACTGGCAGAACTTCAAGCTATGCACATACACAACCGATTTCGTGCTGTTGAATTGCTCCACCCACATTCCCATACTCACATCTTCCATTTTAAACATCTACACGTGGTAGTACTTATAATAAGATTCagcaaaaaaatagaaaaaatgaaaaaagagcATGCACACACAGGTCCCATAGTCGACATGCTTGCACTTGCACAtcgcagagagagagaatgagagtgTCTTACCCTTAATTTATGTCTTTCAAACTCTGATACAATGAAGTGTGCAATGTCAGATGACAAAATATAGCCTGGTCCATTTGCATATGGTGGATAATCTTCTTCTGGCCACTCCTGAAACCACCACCAAATGGCAAAGATTTGGCAAGAGAGTCAGTATCGAGAGTGCATTAGAAATCCCAACAAAGTAATCGATAATGTAGCGTTCAATGGAAATGCAAGCGATTCTCACAACTCCAAACTACAACTTCAAAAATACTTATCTATGTGAAACATGATTGAACTATCTCCAACCggttttacaagaaaaaaaatgcaattcataaaacaatttttttttcttttttctttcttatctgATGTCATAACTCAACCCGCAGAAGAGCCTAACTACATCCGAGACACAGAATTTTGCAAAACTACACTGTAATATAGAGGACTTGGATTAACTTAGAAaatatcatctaaataaaaatgcCTTGAGtcaatataaaagttgaattatacCAACTACAGAAACAATAAACTATTTTAACTATACTAGTGGTTCTTAGAACCAATAGGTACTTCCATTACCTCATATGTTACTGCCCATTTACCATAGCGCAAGGGCTTATGGTAGTAATTTATGTTTCCAATGTACAAGCTCCTACCCTCGGGCACTTTCTTTGCTTCATTAAAAACTGCATCTACTCTCACAAATGTGTCATCATCACACTTCATGATATACTTCGCAGATACTGTGCGAACCTGTCAACAACAAATGACATTTAAGtgtgttgattttatttttttgaatagtaAGTGTAGGTTATTCTTCAAAGATCACTGCAACTGTAGTGATCTTTGAAGAATATACTAAGGTTAATATTAAATTCTCCAATTTATAGTTTTTCCACAACTCACCCCATATTCACAGATGGCAACAGTTTTCAACACTACGAGATCATAATTGTCCATGTAAGGGACAATAACAATATCTCCAAAGAACTCTGCTTCTTTCTTCAATTCAACATTCACTTCTTTTCTTCCGTTCTGTCACAATAGCGATTCAAAAGGTATTTAACAATCTCCACCAtgaattttgtatatttgagaAAAACCATCAACACTACAAGTGCCAAAATTGTTGAACCTCACCAGTGCTACAAAGAAACGAGCTACCACTGTTGAAGATTTGATAAGCTTATGCTGCATCCAGGACTTCCTTACAGCCATCCGTTCGGCAAAGTGGTTGCCAGCTGAAAGAATACCAATGAAAAGCTCCACATCCCCATCTGGAAGTGGTGGAGCCTTCCATCTGTTTGAAAACTCAAGATGTCGTTGTGGAGAAAAACTAGGATGTGAACTAGGTAAAGAGGCAGCAAATACTGAGTGGATATCAACATCCCCCATCACTGATAGCCCAGTGGCATCCTCCAGAGTAAATCCCTGTTGCAATTAATAAAACAATCTTAGAAGAGATCCACATCCATCCCAAGGAAAGTAGGTTGCAGAACAATACTCACAGTGCGATAAGGAAAAGAGATGACATGCCTCCCGTCAACATTAACATGATACCCCTCCAATCCAGCAGTAAGAGTTAGAACAAATAGCTTGCCCTCTGCAAATGGGTATGGCCAGTCAACAGTAACCTTTTTTGTTCGGCCTATTAGCCGATTCAACCACCATGTTGCCTTAGACTCCTCTGATCTTCCATCATCATCTCGAATCCACTTCTCACACTTCACCTGACCATCAACTGCAGCCAGACAAAGGAATTACTCAGTTTGTTGCTACCATAGAGAAAATGGATGAAGCCAAGAGAACACTTTCCACTATAAAGTAccgttatttattattttcatttttatattttttttggaggtgggggggggggggggggagagggagagggagagaattaGAATATGAGGGAGACAAAGCAGATTTGAGGAGAACCAATGCcaataatgatataaaaatcGAAATAAAAGACATCATCAAGGAAGAGAGCCCCTACAAAATCCTCTATTTGGGGGTCTTGTTTCCCCCTTAAATGCTTTAGAGGTGCAAACATGATGGAaagagatgttttgaatcttGTAACTGCCAGGCCAACCCAAGCCAGTTTATAATACCAGGTAGTCCATTCTTTTCTCAGATCTTCTTCAGAAACAATATGAGCACCATATTTCCAGGGCCGCATGTTTCAGCTACAGTTTAATAATCAACATGTGCAAATACTTCTGCTGCCTTCTCGGGGACAATTATTCTGAAGACCACTAGGGCATACAGGCTACAAACCCAGCAGCCCTTTCCCATCCCTTAAACCCCCCAGCGTTGGCAGGATTTGATCACGCGTCTACTGAGAAACTCAAAGTTGCAATTATGGGGAGGCCAGATTATAGATGAAGTGAGCTAAAATCACTTCCTATCACACCGTGGATGAATCACTTCCAGATTATAGAACAACTAACatcaatttaaaaacataaatccGTGGAtgaatcttaattttaaaatgcTAATGTTCTAGCCCCGACAAACCAACAAAATCCCAAGCAATTACAATCTACAGGTTGCTTTTCGTAAACCCTCCTGAATACTAGTCTTCAAcctattaaatacttaaaaggaGAACAATTTATAAAAGCAGTTTGACGAAACAGCAAGACACATTACATTGTACTGAGATAGAATACTTCCTTAAGATGCATCAAGTCTGCTTCAATTTTCTAAGCCAGGTATCAAAACCCCAACAAGAAACTTTGTTTTTTGAAACATAGTCACCCGaggaataaaatcaaataatcacCGACTAGTTTCTTTAACATCTATAAATTCTTCACCAGTGGTAGGTAGCTTTACTACAAGTTAGCGCCCCAGAATTCCAGTCTATTGTGTCAAAAAGGACCTCCTTTTATTGACCCCATCACTCAAAGAGATGCGGCAACGGAAAACCAAACAAAGCAGTTCCATTTCAAATACTACGTAGaattaacaacaaaaatatttactaatcaCTCACCGGTTTCTTCTTCAGCCTTTGACTTCCACCCCTCGCACCTTAACGCCGAGCCCCACTGCATCCTATAGCAAGTATTGAGCTCAATCACGGGCTTTCCGCTCCAGTCCCCTTTCAACCTCGGATTGAAATGCAAAACTCTGGGCGGGTCCTCGCCCTCAACAATCTTCAAGCCCTGCAACTCCACCATAAACTGCGACACCATCACCGCGTCCTCCTCGTCCTTCACCAGCGCTATCTTGGGCTCGTGTTCAGCATGTGCCGGCCTCGGCTTTCCAACCAAAGTTACGTGCGATCCCAATGTGAGCCCGCAGGGTAGCACCATGACTTGCTTCCGCGTCAATAAATCCGACCCGGATAGCGAAACCGAATGGGGGCACTGCTCCACCGACCGGTTCTGGATATTTTTGACGATAACTTTAGCCTTTCCTGATTCAATCTCTCCCCAGATCGTTTTCCCCACTTCCCATGCCACCGCCGCCGACTTGTAAAGCGCTGAAGCCGCGTCCCCGCGACCCGACTTGAAAGTCTTCTGATCGAACGCCAATCCAGATAACATCCTGTACTCGATGGGTCGAGACTGAGTCGGCTGGAGTGAGTTAAGGGATATGAGTTTGTTGGGGCGAGTAGGCGCTCCTCGTTCTTCCAAGTCCTCCTCGGACTCAAGCCGAAAGGGCCGGGAGAGAGCTTCCTGGGACACAACACCGAACCCAGTTCTGAAAACGAATGGGATTTCAAGGGACACCAGAAGCATATACAAAAGCCCCGCTCCGATCAGAATCTGAATCGATCTCTGCCTGCTCAGAGATACAAACATGTCGTACTTTTCGAATTTTCCCCTCTTCATCTGAAATTCTTAACACAAATAAACCCAAAATCCCCAATATTCAACAGTGTCGGAGTTcaaatttttgaatatgtgaaaaacacagaaaaatattctactatatatatatatatatatatatatataatatgaaaagcTGCAAAGAAAGAGTGGTAGGTCAGCAACACCAACAATGGCTAGAAGCGCGTAGAGTAAGGGAAATAGAGAACAATTCCGGAGCGGTTTGAGGGAATTGGGACTAGTAATGGAAGACGATGACGAAGCCTTTCCTGGAATCaccgatttttttattttttattttttgaacttttcaactcaaaaaattaagaaattaaattaattaataggaAGTTGAAGAGTCAAAAAACCgaagaaaagacaaaagacaAAGAAACGGTAAGTGGTGGGGTTCGGTCCGTTCGGAGGTCTCTAGTAGAGTCCTCGCATCCAATTGGGACTGTTCTTTCTTAACGATGTGAACCTGATTATTAGATGGGTAAACTGACACTTCCCCACTGACTAATGACTGTTCTTCCAAAAGGTCgtcatctataaaatacaacTGCATAGTtattgtcaaaaaataaaaataaaactgtcatgataaaaaaaaattacacaaaactAACGTGAAAGTATGGATAATGACAAGGTTagtatctttttattattaattttttattttatataataattaaaaaagtgactattaataaaattatatatatttttaatttttttttaatgattaaggatattaaaaaaaatacttaaaaaaataataaataaataaatacagaataagtagtaaataaatagtaaaaaaatagtaatcttatcactttcattttcatattatctattagatttactttacattaaaaataattttacaatttacaaattacataaaatcacgtcaatttgtaaaattatttttatataaattcttatatttcttttataataacaAGCTCCCTCGCTTAGAATAAGTAAGAAGATGGGTATAAGTATGAGAggtgttatttttgtttatctAAAATGActaacaaacaaagaaaaacaaaaatttgacaCCTCCCCTGCACTTTGCTTGCTTGTTTTGTGTTCAAATAGGATGGATTTATGTAAACTTTTGAATCTCAAATCATAAGCTGGAGTATGCAATGATACATTATTCAGAAAAATAAGACTCGTGTCCATTATTTAATagattaattacaaaatcaatatttgaaTTTTCACATTTTGCAAATCAAGACCAAGTCAATATCAGTATGCCACGAGatatagagaaattctatttacaatcttaattGGAGGATTGCGTATGCAGTCTTATTGATGAATgagaataaaagtattaattaCGAGTTTGTTTAATGTCACACatcaatattataaaagttgaaaattataagTGCGATTTATAAAAACGTCAAAATTCATGTACCATT
It contains:
- the LOC121235014 gene encoding hydroxyproline O-galactosyltransferase GALT6-like encodes the protein MKRGKFEKYDMFVSLSRQRSIQILIGAGLLYMLLVSLEIPFVFRTGFGVVSQEALSRPFRLESEEDLEERGAPTRPNKLISLNSLQPTQSRPIEYRMLSGLAFDQKTFKSGRGDAASALYKSAAVAWEVGKTIWGEIESGKAKVIVKNIQNRSVEQCPHSVSLSGSDLLTRKQVMVLPCGLTLGSHVTLVGKPRPAHAEHEPKIALVKDEEDAVMVSQFMVELQGLKIVEGEDPPRVLHFNPRLKGDWSGKPVIELNTCYRMQWGSALRCEGWKSKAEEETVDGQVKCEKWIRDDDGRSEESKATWWLNRLIGRTKKVTVDWPYPFAEGKLFVLTLTAGLEGYHVNVDGRHVISFPYRTGFTLEDATGLSVMGDVDIHSVFAASLPSSHPSFSPQRHLEFSNRWKAPPLPDGDVELFIGILSAGNHFAERMAVRKSWMQHKLIKSSTVVARFFVALNGRKEVNVELKKEAEFFGDIVIVPYMDNYDLVVLKTVAICEYGVRTVSAKYIMKCDDDTFVRVDAVFNEAKKVPEGRSLYIGNINYYHKPLRYGKWAVTYEEWPEEDYPPYANGPGYILSSDIAHFIVSEFERHKLRMFKMEDVSMGMWVEQFNSTKSVVYVHSLKFCQFGCIEDYYTAHYQSPRQITCMWAKLQTQGRPRCCDMR